The following DNA comes from Erigeron canadensis isolate Cc75 chromosome 3, C_canadensis_v1, whole genome shotgun sequence.
GTCACCGAATACTCTGGTTGACTGGTTGAGCTGTATACATCTAAGTGAAAACATCTCCATCATTTACGTTGTAAGCGTCAAATGCAATATGATCCATAACACCACCTTTGCGTTACATCAGCTTTCACTTGTGCAATCGTTTTGACCGTTATGGATGCAAAACGACTCATAACATAAAAAACCACATTTTTCATAGGTAAATATATGTACCGACACACATatacagttaaaaaaaaagagttggcCGAACACATTAGCGTTGGAACCCTGAACGTCTTCGTTGATGTGAGGCGTCAAAATGGGGGATAGGGAGGGGTTGAGCACCGAATCACCAGGTAGTGACCCTGACCCGTATCCGTTTCATACTGCATGTTCTTAATGTACCAAAACAAACCAGACTCAACCAGACTCTTGTCTAtccttcatatatatacaactataaTAACCAGATATTCAATATTAACAGCATTCCTTAAAAAATATTGCAATATTGTTGTTCAAACTCaaatattatcatcatcaacaacaaaatagaggaagaacaacaataacaagaacaaaaacaaaaaccaatatCCAACATCCACTAATTTCCtcaaattcaaaactttcaatGTTTTGATTTCCATAAGACATATACATAAGAAAAATTAAGAAACGTTCATGGCTACATTTGAACGATGGAGAAGAGCCTATGGAGCTATCAAAGACTCAACAACCGTTACCCTTGCAAAAGTCAGCAGTGATTTCAAGGTTTCTTCATAATTCCTTAATTCAAACCGCATTTTTCATATTACAAAGATATGATGCCATTTTACGATCTGATACAAGTTGTCGTGTTTattcaaagcatattgatattgcCATTGTGAAAGCTACAAATCATGAAGAATGCCCTCCTAAAGACCTTCATGTTAAAAGTAAATTTTTCTTCCATTGTTTTCGTTGTTGTTTTGCAAGAATTTGTTGCATTTAATTCTTGGTAATGTTAGGGATCATCGGTGCAACGTCTATTGCTGTACCACGAGCAGATGTTGGATACTGCATCCATACGCTTTCCAGGAGATTAACAAAGACCAAGAATTGGATTGTAAGTATGTCATTTCTTATACTTATTGATCTTAATCATTTGTATATCAAAAACCATATTTTTGGCATTTGTTTCCTTTCATGTTATATTCAGGTGGCGGTGAAGACCTTGATGGTTTTACATAGGATTTTGAGAGAGGGCGATCCTAGTTTTAGAGAAGAGTTACTGGTTCATTCTCGCAGAAGGAAACTTTTCCAGATTCCGGAATTCAGAGATGAATCTAGCCAGCTTGGTAACCAACGTGGCTTGAATGTATATGAGTTGGAAGTTGTTATTTTAGAAAAGCCCTTTGTGACATACTTTTTTTATTCATGGAAAACAGCTTGTGATTGTTCTTCGTGGATACGAAACTATGCTACGTATCTTGAAGAACGATTAGAGTGTTACAGAGTTTTGGGATTTGACATTGAGACAGAACGTTTCACAATAGCGCCAGGATCAGGCAAGGTAtgatgtaattttattttcttttaagggGTTTTTGGATTTGCGTTCTAAAATTGTATTTACATCTCACACGCCATTTAGAAGTTTTTCAAATAAATGTCAAAAGTTTTAGTAACATAACTAGAAAGTGTTACTAAACAAGTGGGTGCTTGAGATTACATTTAAAACTGCATTTGAAAAATGCAGATAATCAAAGTTTATTGGAAAAACACAGATAAAATCGATTTTTGTTGAAACAATTAACACAATAATTGGAGAAACATTACTAAACATGATTCCAAACACCCTTTGTGGATTGTGTATAACAGGCTTATAGTAGAACTCGGGTCATGCACATTGACGAGCTACTTGATCAGCTACCTGCTATGCAACAACTTCTCCATCGTCTCATAGCTTGTCAGGTGAATGTTTGATAAACTTTTAGATCCATTTTTCGATTAATGGTGCTTTATGTCTTCCTAAAAGGtacacatgtttttttgttttctgtaGCCCGAGGGAGTAGCATACATTAATAGTCTTATACAACATGCCTTGACTCTAGTACTCAAGGAAAGTCTGAAGATCTATTCTGTGATCAATGATGGCATAATCAAACTTGTTGATGCGGTACCTATTTTTCTCATATTGATTGTTTGATCGAGTTTCAGTTACAAGTTAATGATCTGTACTTTCAACCAGTTCTTCGATCTGTCAAAAGATGATGCCGTTAATGCTTTAAACATCTACAAAAAAGCCGGAAAACAGGTTTAAAACCATTCCTTCCAGCCCAAATCTCATACATTAATGTTTTTTTGGTTCTAATCTTTAGATAAAATGTAGACTGAACAGCTTATAGAGTTCTACAATCTCGGGAAACATCTGCGTGCTGCTATGAACATCCAGTTTCCATCATTGACTCAGGTTTGTATATGCGGAACGATCTTTTTGAGTGTTTAAATCCGTACATAGTTTTTAATCtaatctttttaaaactttcagCCTCCACCTTCGTTTCTTGTAACTATGGAGGAACATATACAAGGAGCTTCTTCGAATAGTTCTGTTTTAAATATCAACCTGGTGAGGTCTATTGATCATCTTTCGTATAGTTAACATATTCATGAAATTAGAGATAAATATTTGTTTCTtgttttgatacaaaattgaaGGAGCATCAAGATATGAATGAGCAATCTCCACGAGAAATCAAAGAAGTCGAAAACAAAGAGGCCTTACAAGATCACGGACCCGAATCAAAGCTTACGAAAGAGGTAGAAGAAGTCGAAAACAAAGAGGCCTTACAAGATCAAGGACCCGTATTAAAACCTATAAAAGAGGTAGAAGAAGTTCTACCACTCATCAGCATTGATAATACAGATTGTCCAGTGAGTACTAAATGCTCGAatatttcacttttttcatgCTCAACCtttcaatgaataaataatcataACTTCAGTTCTACTGGCGcgttttttcaaatttatggCAGGATTTGAAAGAAACAACCTCAAAATTTGCAGAATTAGACGTTAGTGAAGCTCTTCCCATCATTAAGGCAGGTAAATGTCCTATTGTAACACCTTaagaaattactaaattactgACAGACAGGAAAAGATGCTTGGTGTATTGATTAACCTGTCTATAAAACTGTTTTTGAGCAGgtaaaatgtttgaaaaaacaTCAAACTGTTGGGAGCTTGCGGTTGTTACCTCATCAAGTAACACCAATAACAATGCCAATGCCCTACCACAGGGCAAACTGGTTAGTGAATACTATTTGTGTCTTTCGAATTAGTAGTCGTGGGGTGATGAGTGACCTTTAACACGTGTTCATGGTTTCATTTTTACAGGGTGGTGGATTTGACAAGATGATACTCTACAGTTTATATGAAGATAACATTGCAaagaaacatatacaaaatcaatacgGTTTGCAATATGACCCCTATCATTGCCACCACCATCTATTACCAAACCAAGCCCAGTTTGTGTCTGGTGGAGTGGCTCCACCACTCGCTATACAGACAACCATTATGCACCAACAGacgcaacaacaacaacatatgatgaaccaacaaccaTGTCACCAACAATATCAGCGCTGgtatcaacaacaaaatatatgcATAACATACAATCATCAAcgatcatcaaaccagtatctACAACGACAGGTGATGGATCCAAAACCGTACGTGTTTGGGGATGGAATTAATAATCTACAGAGTAATCATGGATTAATATAGACTGGACATATATGATGTCCATTCGTATAGTGTAACTATAAGTAGATTAAAGGAACTCTGACTTATAAAAAAAGATTAGAAAAACTTCATTAGATAGATATATGTTTGTAAGTAATACTAGAAAATTGATCACATCAAGATGTGTAACAACTTACTACTTTCCTAATTATATCTGAAAAAAAAGTACTTATGCTAATGCAATTTTTCTTCCAAAATCTTGAAACTTGCACACAATCACTTGACGTTGAGGATCTTGATGAGGCCGGTTCCATTAACACGATGCAGCACCACCACAGACTCTCCATCCCTGCAAACCCCCATGGCTTTTGCTTCCTGTATAGCCAACTCCACAGTTGTATCACATGACTCGGTTGATGTAGCATTGATGTGCCCTGAGCTTAAGATGGGCACCAACCCACGATAAACAAGTGTGTGCCTTGCTGGAGCTTCATTGCTACATGACCACTCAAACGAATCAGTAGTTGATATCTCTGGCACCACAACAGACAGTATAGGGATACTTGGTCGAAACTTAGCCACCAATTTTGCAGTTGTTCCTCCTCTAGTCAAGACCAAAATCATACTTGCCTTAACAGAATTTGCTGTTTGGACAGCACTACAAGCTAAACTCTCCAACGGGCTCATGGGCATTGGCGCATTCTCCATGGCTTTCTTGAATAGGCTCCTGTAATCCAATGAATCTTCTGCTTCTATGCAAATCTTGGCCATTGTTTGAACAGCAATTTCCGGGAACGCCCCAGCTGCTGTTTCACCACTAAGCATGACACAATCAGTCCCATCGAGAACCGCATTGGCAACATCTGTTGCTTCAGCCCGTGTTGGACATGGAGACTTGATCATCGACTCTAGCATCTGTGTTGCAGTCACAACGGGCTTTCCTTTCACATTACATTTAGAAATCATCAGTTTCTGCGCAAGGAATATCTTCTCAATAGGGATTTCCATCCCTAAATCACCACGGGCCACCATAAAAGCATCTGATTTCTCCAAAATATCATCCAAATTCGCCACACCTTcttgattctcaacttttgACATTAGCAGAATAGACTTAGCATGTTCTCCAAGAAGCTTACGAACCTCAACAACATCTGAACCTTTACGAACAAAAGACATCGCTATGATATCAATCTTGTTAGGGATCCCCCATTGCAAGATATCATGTTTGTCTTTCTCAGTCAAAGTCGGGAGATCAACAATCACCCCGGGAAGATTAACATTCTTTCGTTCACCCAAAACCGCAGAGTTTTCACAACGACACTTGACTAGACCACGGTCCTTGTCACAAGCAAGAACCTTTAGAGAGATGGTCCCATCCGAGCACAGAATGACACTATCCGGTTTCAAGTCCTGAGCAAGATTCTTATAGCTCATTGAGATCATGTTTTGGTCACCTGCAATTGTGTAATCAGTAGTGATTGTGATCTGTTGACCCTCTTGTAGTTGTATTGGCTTCCCATCCTTCAAAAATCCAGTCCTAATTTCCGGACCCTGTTACAAAGTACAAGAATTTAACATATATCAGGAACTGATcatttaaaactttaactaatactcacttttcaaaaaaaaaaaaaaattcttttacatatatcccaactttatatatacatatgcttGTTTGTCACAGAAAATTAAATGTGTCTGGTTtccaaaaaaattaatcaaCTTTTCCATTCCATTCTAGGAATGAACCATCTTTAGTCCAAACCGGCGAACCAAAACCAAACTTGACGGTTGTTTCTTGGTTTCGGGCGAAAAACTATCTTtcaatttttgtattttaatttgtcGTAAAATAAGTGTCCGGTTCTagattaattttctattaaCCTAATGAAACCAAGTTGTTTTAAATAATTTAGGAACCAAGCATGcataaatatatcataaattccttaataaaaaattatgagTCATAAATATTCTGTTCTGTTTTAAATTCCATTACTAGTCTGCATGAGTAATAGATTCACGATCATAAGTCTATTTATCACAAAGTTAAAAACTCACATACAAACATAACTACAAGTTACAATCATTAAAATAGAGACAGAAagagtaaataaataaactctatatatatatatatatatatatatactgtataacATAATGTTAACAAGGTTACATGTTGTCGGGTTAGTCAGAACAGGGTTGTTTTGGTGTTTCTTGATGTTAATTGAAGTATAGAAGTAAAGTAGatttggttaaaaaaaaccTCCGTCCCATTAACAGTGTACACTTTTTACTTTTCAAAGTCTTTTCTTTACAACTTTGACcaacaatatttttatttgtattgtgtaatacttgatgaaaattatatgaataGATAGAGGTTTAGATATGTTTTCATTAGGTATAACTTCCgccaaatattatataatacaataaaaaatatttaaggtcaaactaACAATAAatagactttgaatattcaaaactaaacaaaattagtgggACGGAGGGGTAATACTTATACATgcgtatgtatgtataaaaaaatataatgtatgtatatagaaTGTACCTTAGTATCAAGCATAACAGCACAAGGGATACGCGTGTTGTTCATCGCTTTACGCAAGTTATCAAGAGTTTCTTGATGGTATTCATGAGAACCATGCGAGAAGTTGAAGCGTGCGACAGTCATTCCCGCACGCAACAACTTCTCGATCATCTCAACTGATCGTGAAGCCGGCCCTAATGTACATACGATCTTGGTTTTTGGTCTTCTAGCCTTCTTGGTGGTTAGCAATTGCAAAGGAGAATCTGGGTAGGCAAGCATTGTGGTAAATTGTTTGGTCGAATGAGAGAAACTGTAAAAGAtcgaatgttttttttttgtcgaaTGTAAAGACGGTTATGAAATATGTTTTATGGGGAGTTAAGCTCTGTTTATAtagggtttatggtttgtaGGAATAtgtaaaaagttttatatttatggAATGTGATTATACGATGCTTGGAGAAAAAGTTGGTTTCCAAAATTCTGATTTATTTTATGCTTGGAGAAAAAGGTTAAGGTTTTTAGGTTATATTTATTAGTAAAGTAAAATTTTTAACTATGGAATACATTGATTGTAAAAGTTATAATGGaaaccagaaaaaaaaaatttaaaagaaggTAACTTTAGGGTTCTTTTTAATTTCCTATTTGCTTTTAGATTTTagttgattttattaatttctCTATCGTGTAGG
Coding sequences within:
- the LOC122591411 gene encoding putative clathrin assembly protein At5g57200 — its product is MLGIIGATSIAVPRADVGYCIHTLSRRLTKTKNWIVAVKTLMVLHRILREGDPSFREELLVHSRRRKLFQIPEFRDESSQLACDCSSWIRNYATYLEERLECYRVLGFDIETERFTIAPGSGKAYSRTRVMHIDELLDQLPAMQQLLHRLIACQPEGVAYINSLIQHALTLVLKESLKIYSVINDGIIKLVDAFFDLSKDDAVNALNIYKKAGKQTEQLIEFYNLGKHLRAAMNIQFPSLTQPPPSFLVTMEEHIQGASSNSSVLNINLEHQDMNEQSPREIKEVENKEALQDHGPESKLTKEVEEVENKEALQDQGPVLKPIKEVEEVLPLISIDNTDCPDLKETTSKFAELDVSEALPIIKAGKMFEKTSNCWELAVVTSSSNTNNNANALPQGKLGGGFDKMILYSLYEDNIAKKHIQNQYGLQYDPYHCHHHLLPNQAQFVSGGVAPPLAIQTTIMHQQTQQQQHMMNQQPCHQQYQRWYQQQNICITYNHQRSSNQYLQRQVMDPKPYVFGDGINNLQSNHGLI
- the LOC122594269 gene encoding pyruvate kinase, cytosolic isozyme-like, which encodes MQYQIKRPKTKIVCTLGPASRSVEMIEKLLRAGMTVARFNFSHGSHEYHQETLDNLRKAMNNTRIPCAVMLDTKGPEIRTGFLKDGKPIQLQEGQQITITTDYTIAGDQNMISMSYKNLAQDLKPDSVILCSDGTISLKVLACDKDRGLVKCRCENSAVLGERKNVNLPGVIVDLPTLTEKDKHDILQWGIPNKIDIIAMSFVRKGSDVVEVRKLLGEHAKSILLMSKVENQEGVANLDDILEKSDAFMVARGDLGMEIPIEKIFLAQKLMISKCNVKGKPVVTATQMLESMIKSPCPTRAEATDVANAVLDGTDCVMLSGETAAGAFPEIAVQTMAKICIEAEDSLDYRSLFKKAMENAPMPMSPLESLACSAVQTANSVKASMILVLTRGGTTAKLVAKFRPSIPILSVVVPEISTTDSFEWSCSNEAPARHTLVYRGLVPILSSGHINATSTESCDTTVELAIQEAKAMGVCRDGESVVVLHRVNGTGLIKILNVK